In Procambarus clarkii isolate CNS0578487 chromosome 82, FALCON_Pclarkii_2.0, whole genome shotgun sequence, one genomic interval encodes:
- the LOC138358267 gene encoding H/ACA ribonucleoprotein complex subunit 2-like, translating into MADKDSEPCDSSEQVLEDTDEKMADEGEEPCDSSEHMTEDGDEKEVEEDGEPCDSSEPVAVESDEKDVTSASTENDSAKVPEESSANDTDKKEEMEVAGGEQPQKKAKKKKRSAVPLADSAFNHKLLNLINAAAGRREVLTSVKRVIRALNQGNAELVIMSANGPYYEPVEEMPELCKEKNVPYIYVKSMALLGAACNVVSDTGTRVCVLISKDGSKLKHQIKTFRKKCERLLEQSANV; encoded by the exons ATGGCTGATAAAGACAGTGAACCTTGCGATTCTTCGGAGCAAGTGTTGGAAGACACTGATGAGAAG ATGGCTGATGAAGGTGAAGAGCCCTGTGATTCTTCAGAACACATGACAGAAGATGGCGATGAGAAG GAGGTTGAAGAAGATGGCGAGCCTTGTGATTCCTCAGAACCTGTTGCAGTAGAAAGTGATGAAAAG GATGTAACATCGGCGTCGACAGAGAATGATAGTGCGAAGGTCCCTGAAGAGTCTTCTGCAAATGACACTGACAAAAAGGAGGAAATGGAAGTTGCT GGTGGTGAGCAACCACAAAAGAAGgccaaaaagaaaaaaagaagtgCTGTCCCACTAGCTGACAGTGCATTTAACCATAAGCTGCTGAATTTGATCAATGCAGCAGCTGGCCGTAGAGAAGTTCTGACAAGCGTTAAAAGAGTAATCAGG GCTCTTAACCAAGGAAATGCCGAGCTGGTCATCATGTCTGCAAATGGACCATACTACGAACCTGTGGAAGAGATGCCAGAATTGTGTAAAGAAAAGAATGTTCCATACATTTATGTAAAGTCAATGGCATTACTGGGTGCTGCATGTAATGTGGTTTCTGATACAGGTACTAGGGTGTGTGTTCTCATCTCCAAGGATGGCTCTAAACTTAAACACCAGATCAAAACTTTCAGAAAAAAATGTGAAAGGCTCCTGGAACAGTCTGCAAATGTTTAA